A region of the Pempheris klunzingeri isolate RE-2024b chromosome 21, fPemKlu1.hap1, whole genome shotgun sequence genome:
TGCTGTAATTGGTGCAAACAAGATAAATCCTTGTAAAGTCTCCCGAAGCAGAGAGCACATATTCAAGTAAGAGCTACacttttctttattattcttttcctttatttactGGTCAGAAGAATCCATTACTAATCCCCAGAGTTGAAGAGAAGTGAATTAGATTGATTTCCACGGTGACCACAGCTCACAGAGGTTAATGATTGATCTCTCTTCTGCAGCCATTCTGCTCATCTTAAAGGAACCAGTAAAGGAGCAGCTAGGTCCTGTTAGAACATCCATCCAGGTGTACTGACCCATGCAATATTGTTTGTCTGTAGTAGAAATGGACAGTAAATCAAGTGTGcaatgcaaacaaaataaagtttcCACAAAATGACTTCCATCCACTCAAACGAAGCTGCTCTTTTGACCTGAGAAACAACCTCGATCAGTCACAGTGTACGCTAAAGGAGGGCTGCTGCATAAGGTTGAGTGGATTTCCAATGAGAATTCTCCATAGTAATTTGCTCaccaaaaatgttatttgttgtttggcCCTTTGGTATGACTGAGTGCCTCATACAATACAATTACAAGCTCTTTCTCAATCTCGCTCACCCAGGATCACCCAAGGACACCTGGGACTGACTCAAACAAGCTGCCCCCCAGCTGTGAAGAGGATAATTGCTTCCTTCAACAGAAGGGCTTCAACCTCTAAACACTTGGCGGATCTGAATGCCCTTCCGGGTAAAGACAAAGTCATCTGTGCCCATATCCCCTCATGGCAAGAGGAGCCGATGGCTTAAGGCGTTATCTGCCCTCTCTGTCACATAACACTCTATGTTCTTCTAGCTTGTGGAGCAGCTTTTATCTGCTCAGTTATATGACTTGAATGAAAATATGGTggatttgttttccattttaatattttgttgttgcCTGAGTACAGATATGTGcgactgtgtgcgtgtgtgtatctctAGACACGTGTCATTGCCGTCCCCCTTTATGTGGGCACCCACTCCGTTGACTGTCAATTGAGTGATGAACTTCGGCAGGGAGGTGACCCGACAGACCAGCTGTTATACGTATGTGATAGAGGATGAAGATCCAGCCCTGGCAAGCCTAAATGTATTTGAGGTGAGGTTGGCACCAAActgtataaaaaataaatgcatttatataGAGAACATGTATTTCATATAGTTAAAGGTCAAATAatggaagaaaacaagaaatatttaAGCACAGATGTCTACAATGAAGCATTTTATAACAGGGTTTTTCTCTTCTACTTACAATATGAGGAGTGTTTATGTAACACCAGATAAGTAATTCCTTAAAGAAAGTCAGTGTGAAGAGCTAAATAAAGACTTAATGACAACTCCAGTATTGTTTAATAATGTTACATGAGTTGTAGTATCTAAACTTGGATGCCTGGACATTAAACTAATGGACATTATGTCATACTTCAACtgctgcaacagaaaaaaagacactaatTGCTGTTAATGCctataaaaaatatgaattatcattatcattaatctGTGGTGAAATCTGAGACACAAATGGAAAGTCTCTTGtctatgtttttttctccttccattACTTCACATTCTACATTACCATCTAGTTGGCTGAGAAGGGTGACCTGGCTCTCTTGGAGAACCTGGTGAAGAAGAGCCCAGAGGTCCTGAGCGAGAAAGATGAATGTGGTGCCAGTCCCCTTCATCACGCTGCCGCAGGGGGCTATGTCACCCTGATCCAATTAATCAGCACTGTCACAGACTCACAGGGTAAGCATGCTTCAGTCATCGATCATAAGTTCCACTCCAGTACAGGTAAAATATGTCTATTGTGAATCACCATCTGTCTTTAAGTTACTGTGTAGAGCAGTTTGTTAGAGTACTGTGTTTGATCCTCGACTGTATCTACATATGTCTTTATGtaactgcatttgtgtgtgtgtatttgcatgtgctCTTGTGTCCCTGTGCAGATCTGAACAGCTGTGATGACCAGGGCAACGTGCCCCTACACTGGGCCGCAGAGAGGAACcaggcagagagctgcagggctCTTCTGGACCTGGGGGCTGACCCCAACATCCTCAACACGGCCCTCCTGTCCCCTCTGCACCTGGCTGTCAGCCACAACCACAACAGCCTGGTGGAGGTGAGGAAGCTGAAAGTACCCTGCTGAAATAACAATTTATATGAAGTGAATTTGCtccagtgtttttgtattttctcattGATAACAAGGTCACTGCAGATTCTTCACCCCGTCCCACCTCAATAATTTTCAAATGAAGTCCAAATGAAGTTCATGTGCATTGTGATATTGCTGCTTCTTTGGATTTTACTCATTTTTTGCACCACTGACTCACTTTTTCAAACTTAGTTTTAGTTGCACTGATAGTCCCATTATACCAACCGGAAACCCAAAACTCCATTGGTCTCCTCATTTCGACATCCTACTTTACAGAAAGACGGTAGACTTGCAAACTTTTCaacaaaaggaagagaaaaggagagtaGACAATCATGTTATCACATCACGTCTTTTACAGGACATGAACCAgagcagccactgcagcctAAAGTCAACTGAAAACTGTTTACACATCTGACAAAATCTGACTCAACCGTTTACTTGGAAAGTCCTTGTCCCGGCGTCCTCACAGCATCTGGCAGCTGTCCACAAACTGACACAGTTGCAGTATGGTGAAGGATAAAGGACACAGACATATATGTAAGGGAGTGGAGGACAGAATAAGCTCAacgtttttcacattttcatctctgccccctgcagctgctggtgtCCTACAGTGCTACAAACAGCAATCTGCAGGGAGACCTTGGGAACACCCCGGTGATACTGGCCTGCTCCATCAATAACTTTGAGGCTCTCAGCATATTGGTATGTGTAAGAGTGATGTGTTCAGACTCATGTATCTATTTAGCTGCACTGTCTACCTGCTCCAGCCTTGAAGGGGTAACTGTCCAGCTGTATAGAACAGATTATATAGCTGTTCTTTATATTGACTGCCAGCCCACTGCAGCTTTGTCTCTGACAAAGAattgtctctgtttgtctttctctccatccattCTCCGTCTGTCAAAGATAAAGCATGGAGCACGGCTTTGCCAACAGAACAAGCTCGGCCATTTTGCCATCCATGCAGCTGCCTTCGCAGGTGCTACGAAAACCATGGAAGTGATCCTGAAGGCCGGTATGACAAAAGGAGTGATCTATCATCAAAAATCGAGAGTGCTGACAATAATGAAAAAGTTTTTACAAGGCCAAGCGGCACATTAAACTGATAGATAACACCAGAGTTCACCTCAGCCCCCTGAGACATTTAGAAAAATGCTGGTGCTGCTTTGTACACAGGCCAGATgccacacactgacagtgtttATCCACAGTGGGAGGTCTGTTTGGTAAATCCTGTGTTGTTGAAGGAAGGTTTAGTCGAGGCACaaaatatttatgatatttCTGTGATTGCTCAGCAGGATTATTAATGGGTATTCAGATTCTTATGCTGTCAGCTCACCATCAACGGACACAATTGCTCATTACTTccctccatttaaaaaaacagcctaAATGTTAaagtgagggggaaaaaaacacattacattgAGATTTAATTCTTTGCTGGCAGGAGAGGAGTTTGGCCACCAAGTTGAAGCCCACATCAACTATTTAGACAAGTCCAAGAGCAGCCCCCTCCATCTGGCTGTACGCGGCGGGAATATTGAGGCCATCCGTCTCTGCATTGCCACGGGGGCCAAAATTGACCAGCAACAGGTACTGAcatcacaaaacaaaagaaaaaagaaatcatgcaAATCTCTAAGTTGGTTTAAACTGCTTTCCAAGAAGGTCACACATTCATTTGGTTGTCACCACTGTTTTTCCTACCACACGCCATCACAGTCGTAAACATATCAACAGCTCCAGACTCCAAATATTGCTATTCATATTCCATCTGTCCATTGCATGCTATGTCATATTTGCATTGTTTTTTAAACGAGACCTCATTTGCCTACAGTTGTAAAGCATTTTCCCCTCCCTAAAGGGTCTCAGTCTCTGTAGTGTTAGGGCACGCCAGTCTTATCACGCCCATCTGGGAGTGATTGTTAGGTCAGGCCCCGAGGTAGTGGCCAGGGCTACAGCAGGAATAGTGAGTACAGTAATAGCTTCGGTTGGCTAAATTGATACAAATTACCTCCACTTACCCAGTAAGGCTGAGTGGAGCGATCACTGGCCTCCTCCTGACAGTCCTGGTTATCTCATTAAAGGCTTGTGTTACAGCCCTCAGTGTTCAGCCAGCAAGTCTGGGAGATACTTTGCTAATGTTACACCGGGGAAGTGTACAATATGTATGCGTGTAAGTGAGCGCATGTGAGAGTCGCTGTGGCATACGAACTCCTGTTTATGCTCTGCTCTGTCTAActcagtgtgtcactgtgtctctgaACGCAGCAGGCATAATCATGGGATCTTCTGcatattcatcatatttatttattattcactgCTCATAATGACTCCATGTTTGTTGCCATCCAGAATGACAGGTCCACACCGCTTCATTTGGCCTGCACCCAGGGTGCTACTGAGGTAGTCAAACTGATGCTGTGTTCCTTTGACCAAGTAGACGACATCATCAACCTAACTGATGGGGCATGTCAGACCCCTCTGCACAGGTGGGCTTCCCCTGTCCCTCCACAATATGGTACAGACTGATGATGCTCTTTAGCTGGTCTTATATCTGGTTAGGTCAATATCATAGGTTGTCACATATGGTACTATTTCTATTCACTACTTCACTATTGTGATATCAACAGTTAATCCTTAGCACATAATCCCccataaaaacacttttaaaaaaaaggattatacaaacaagatataatgtgttaattagtgattTTGGATGGTGgatttggacagaaccaggctagccATTTCTCCTtgtctccagtctttgtgctacaAGCTAAGCAGCAGCTGAATATAATGTCTTATTTGGTGAGATCTGATCCGACTCAAGCATGAATAGCACGTCACCAAGCTTGTTATAAGGACGTGAATTAATAGCTGTCCCACTTCCTTGTGTGATCAGGCACTAATGCTATCTGAGTTTTTGCAAATGTTCAGAAATGTATAGTAtggtttaaaatgaattaatagaAATTGTTTCAGTTAAACTATATAAGGGATAATGCGCAGTGAGCCGATCAGGGTGatgctcatttgttttgttttttttgtttctgctaTCAGAAGAAGTATTCAAAAAAAATGTGTAGTAATCATAGAAAAGCCCCTTTAAAATGTTCATCACATTTAAGTAGATATGTTATATCTATGGCTACTATCTCAACTGCTGTCTCGTGCCACATAAAGATCAGCATAATATTAGCACTTTAACACATAGACAAACAAGACGAACATAGATATAAAGCCCTTGTGTATGAGCAGCAGAATAATGAGCTTTTAATTGGagacaacaataacaatatcaATACGTAATAAAGATATGCTTCCCACATTGATTTTATCTAAAAGCTATTTGTGTTggcacaggcagcagcagagtaaGACCTGATACAAGGACAGGGGAAGGCAGGATGATCTTTGTGAGGATATGTAACCCTGTTTACCATTTTTAACATCTGGCAAGAAAAGTCCTTACtctacatttttttctattcttctGATGTCATTGCTGTAATCTGTTTTAAAATACACATGACCTCTAAAACACAATAGCCATGCTCCTGTCTTTCCCCAGCCATAGCATCATCTGTGGATTTTAGATTTCCGGATTATCGAATCTTTGCAGACCATCATTCAGTCGTGGAAACATATTTCCTCCGTTTGATGCAGAATGACACCAGAATACTCAGAATGCTCACTGAAGAGAGACAATCCAGGAGATAAAAAATGTAACCACGAGAGGAAATCTGGTGGTTATATCATGCTTTTCCAAGGCAGAATTAGAATTAGACTGTCCTCATTCGACATCTGACAATATAAGTAAGACCTTAAATCAAAAACTCATGTGTTGGGTGGTTGGTTTACAACAACTGTGTTTACTTTTCCAGGGCTACAATATTTGACCACGCAGAGCTGGCAGAATACCTCATTTCTTTGGtaaataagacacacacacacacacacacacacatacatacacagacacagaccccACAGCTGTTATACACAGGACATTCCCACCTTGAATGCGAGGAACTGTGTTATCAATTTCAGCTGTGCAAATTAAAGGGCAAATCAACATGAGAGCTTATGGCCGTCTTTActggatttcatttaattattggGTCATTTAGCCATTTGACTATGTATGTCACCGTTGCCACTAGTAAACAATATTTGCAATATTAAACACACCTCTTGGCTTAGTAAATGTTAAAAGTCCTACCCACTGCTTGTAGACCATCTGTCGCACTTCATAGGCCGTTTTAACAGAACTGTGTTGCTAGGAAAAAGCAGGGGTCTTAGTTTATCTCCTGTCAACACTGCAACCGGAAATAAACAAAGAGCGTCTTAATCTTTGAAACGATGACATGGTCTacaccaggggtgtccaaacttttttcactgagggccacatacagaaaaacatccaaagggctgggccactcactagaagtgagctacactttaatccactagaggtgatgtatatcacctctagtggattaaagttggcaaaatcaatcaaatgttctgcttgataactgaatatgattcaagaaaaaaaacagcctttccattagtgggctttcatttattagttgcggtacaagctggtctttgccttgtaggctctaattcagtgtgttaaggtgatcagtgagatccattaaacatgccaaccagagagggtcactgagctcatgaagaggtccttctctcttcaaaactagtccatttctgatctcagggaataaaaccgctgcagcacagagccacgacttaaccagcgccccccgcccccccagcaccagcaccagcatcagagagggaagcctgaaatagtctgtgctagagccctggtgctcgaattaacagccttacctccactttcttgcccctcggcggacaccgtagaggccattcctttgtGCTCACCTatcccagctggagccccatcagttgtacctccacacagctcgtcccatttaagtcccatcatgccaactgcatctggcacagcttcaaaaacatcctcaccagTCGTGGTGCTCcttagactgctaacatcaagcagctcctccataatgTAATActgatcttcattagttattagctgtgctctcatcgcacaccgcgtctgaaactttctacactaatttgctctcttacgtttcttTAATTCCGCCgttttgggtcacctgtagcaaatctcttcttctattactcattttatagagaatctgcctcgttcaagaccgttactccacctagtggtgagactaagaagtacaatacagtccagcgcaggttccatgtgtgggccgtattacaatacatttttacaatttcctgcgggccaatgaaaattggttTGGACACCTATAAACATAGGTGAGATTTAGATCACACTGAAAATGGATCACctgatatttttttctgatttgcCTCCCATGGTGCTGTGCAAAATAgctccctcctcctgttttgCACAGCAAAGCACAATGCACAACTCTCTCTTCATGCAAACTCTGCTTCAGCtgaacaaaaatgtgaaatgcagTGTAGCATGTAATGCGGATGCTAATTTTCCCGTGGCCTCCATTGTTTGCAATAattacagcagtgtgtgttagaATTAATGTGGTAATTAATGAGCTAATGTAAAGCTTTTAGTGCATTCTCTCCTCAGGGTGCAGACCTTAATGGTATTGATTGTAAAGGAAACTCTCCGTTACTGCTGGCTACAAGCTGTGGAGCATGGAGAACTGTGGCCCTGCTACTGGCCAAAGGTGAGCTACTGTTCTGTGCCAGCAATGCTCATATTATTCATAAACATGCCTGATAATGCAGGTTGTGCCCAGTCATGCATGTGTCTATACCTTTTAGGAGCAAATGTGAACATGAAAGACAAATGTGGCTGTAACTTCCTTCACCTGGCCATTCTACAGCCTAAGGGTCTGAAAAACCTCCCTGAAGAAGTACTGCAGGTACCCTCAATTCATGTTGCCTGTTTATGAGTCATCAAATGCACCGTATGCAGCTTGGACAAAGATGCCATTAAGATTGTAATTTAATTACCACACTGCCCTTGATCAATTTGCCTTGAGCCTCACAGCGTGCATTCATGGCCAGCTGATGAAGTTCATTAAACTCTCACTAACCCCGACGATCCTTTATAACACTGTGAGCTTTACATAAAGCTACAACGATGACTTCGAAATGAGCCACAGAGGACGGCTGGTATTTACAGTGGGGAAGGGATTTGTCTGTATCTGTGCTCAAATTTTATTACACTACATTATCATTTACAtaatatcagtgtttttgtgtgtgggtgtctatGTATGTGTATAACTATAGCCATGGTAGAAGTTATATAATGTGTGCCCTTTATTCTGCATGACTGCTGCAGCATacttaattctttttttcttctttgtcttttgtgctTCATACTACTCCTACTACTTTGCAATACATATAGTATCGtacattataaaataaatgtgtttctaatgtGTCTAATTTTAGTGTAACAGTGTTAAGGCATTGCTGAGCTGTGAGGATAATGAGGGCTGCACCCCACTCCACTACGCCTGCAGACTGGGTATCCATGACTCAGTGAAGAACATGCTGGGCCTCTCGGGGCAGGTTGGCCTCGCATGCAAGTCCAAGGACAAGAAATCTGCTCTGCACTTTGCTGCTCAGTGAGTCCGATTGGTCCCAGAGGGCACGACTTTCTATACCATCGAACTAAATAATTCTAATTCGACCTGATTATCACTTAAAGTTGGTCAAACTTTGCATATTCGATCAAAGAAGTTCCAGCAGTGTCACTGCTTGTTGACATTGACCAGTGTGGGATGCAGTGTATATACTCTGCCCCTTCTATATTGGTTCTGCTATGCTATTTTAATGCTGCAACATTCAATTTGCAGAAAAGCTGTGATATTCACACCCTCAACAATGCATCCCACGATATAACTTTTGAAACTCCAGAGTAATTTCATGATTACATTATTTGTTTTGCAAAATGGCTTTATCATTAGGAAGAAAAGGTAGCAACAAACTTTCTTTGTCTTCGAAGTTCCAGCTTCACAGGCAGCCTAAGATCCCATTTTGACATTGGTCCTCTAGTTACTCTATAACAACTGTTGTGTATTGATCACAGATTCCACAAGAGTTTAAAACATTAATCAAAAATGGCTCTTCAGAGGACATTGACTTACAATCCTCCAAAAGCCCAGACTTTTATCTCTGTAATTGAAAAACAGTGGTCAGATGAAAAATGAACCATGTGCCCACGTTTAAAACTCTTACCTCACTGTAATTTCAGTGAGCAATTTTTGTGCTCGGAAACCTTTTGATGATTAATTGCCGTGACATACCTTTACAGTGACCCAGAAGGACTGACACAAGAATAGAATTCAATTAGTGAAGCACATGTAAAGAAATGTTACTAATAGTGTGAAATGAGCAGACATTCAACATTACAGTTATTGATTTTTCCTTCATGTACACCTTTTTCATTAGAGCCAGAGGGCAAATGAAGGCCATGCTATGATATCATACTTTAACTCTTGTAGACACCTCATTTCTTTCCCCACTAGTCTCACTACACTCAAACAAAGTGCTCCTGACCCTCTTAAAAGGTttggagacaaagagagatcATAGCGCAGGCCAATGTGTCacttgtgtttgtcttcttgCAGTTTGCAGCACAATTAGTCATTAACACTTCCCAACACTTTTTACCTACATACCTACAGGTTCAAGCCCTGTAACAGCTGTCTAAAGTGTCTTTGAGCAAGATACTCGATCGCCAAGCTGAACCGTGCTGCAGCAGCGCCCGGCTTgtggctgtgctgtgctgtttccATATCAGAGATCAACAGATCATCACAGTGAGTAACGCTCCTtcttctcatccctctcttctttAAGGTATGGACGCATCAACACATGCCAGAGATTATTGGAGACCATCACAGACTCTCGTCTGCTGAATGAAGGTGACGAGCGAGGCCTGACACCACTTCATTTGGCTTCAAAAGAGGGGCACACCAAGGtggttcagctgctgctgcGTAAAGGAGCTCTCTTTCACAGGTAAACATGTGCATATAGAGGAAACATGGCcatgcagaaaaacatacaaacatggTGTCCTGCTCTATCACCTGTGCACTGTTTTGCTGTGGTTCTGATTTACAGTAAACAAACCTGCAAACTATTTTTGTACTAATCACTAATTCCTATTAATTGagtatgttttatttacagtgatTACAAGGGCTGGACTTGTCTGCACCACGCTGCATCTTCAGGATACACACAAACTATGGACATTCTCCTGTCAGCCAATCCCAAATTACTGGATAAAACAGATGAGGATGGGGTATGAATTAATTTACTAAGTCCAACATTATCCAAATAAATTTTAAACCGTTTTCTGATGACTGTTAGGAAACTACAGGCTTATTTTTGCAGTTCACGAGTATGTTAAAGAAACTCTGTATATATTCAGTTGTTTTCCAGACATTGGTCCCCTAATAATCACCAATACCAACACAGACATCACTGTTCTATAATAAATCGAGAGTACTGTCCCCTCTTGTATTGATATACCAGAGCACTGCAATGCACATTGCA
Encoded here:
- the LOC139220986 gene encoding transient receptor potential cation channel subfamily A member 1-like isoform X2, translated to MNFGREVTRQTSCYTYVIEDEDPALASLNVFELAEKGDLALLENLVKKSPEVLSEKDECGASPLHHAAAGGYVTLIQLISTVTDSQDLNSCDDQGNVPLHWAAERNQAESCRALLDLGADPNILNTALLSPLHLAVSHNHNSLVELLVSYSATNSNLQGDLGNTPVILACSINNFEALSILIKHGARLCQQNKLGHFAIHAAAFAGATKTMEVILKAGEEFGHQVEAHINYLDKSKSSPLHLAVRGGNIEAIRLCIATGAKIDQQQNDRSTPLHLACTQGATEVVKLMLCSFDQVDDIINLTDGACQTPLHRATIFDHAELAEYLISLGADLNGIDCKGNSPLLLATSCGAWRTVALLLAKGANVNMKDKCGCNFLHLAILQPKGLKNLPEEVLQCNSVKALLSCEDNEGCTPLHYACRLGIHDSVKNMLGLSGQVGLACKSKDKKSALHFAAQYGRINTCQRLLETITDSRLLNEGDERGLTPLHLASKEGHTKVVQLLLRKGALFHSDYKGWTCLHHAASSGYTQTMDILLSANPKLLDKTDEDGSTAMHIAAREGHVAAVRLLLSLGAEIILNKNDTSFLHEALQNGRKDVVNAVIDSDRCSDALIKFTPGSSQRSPILHMIEFLPETYKHLLDRCVVESDDDHNSPDYNIEYNFTWLQAPLAVQKLTDKSDKMRVRPLAALNAMVQYNRIELLNHPVCKKYLAMKWLAYGSTAHTLNMFCYLLGLLPLTHLIVTLRPTMNTTDSGEHTIMMVPISFIEQSLLLSICMVMVLVMNVYAVGKEVVQISQQRWNYFKDYSNQCDWFSAVLSLLFIIPFMLNAEGSLHWQAGALAVLNSWIGFLLYLQRFEGVGIYVVMFWEIMRTLVRIVMLFLYLMLAFSLAFYALMLNQSFTACRSQ